One stretch of Bactrocera tryoni isolate S06 unplaced genomic scaffold, CSIRO_BtryS06_freeze2 scaffold_7, whole genome shotgun sequence DNA includes these proteins:
- the LOC120781680 gene encoding protein IWS1 homolog, with translation MLKEVRQERDLAQMPRQQKSPEPQPTTSSNTKKGLNSAFANSEEQPLRPGDPGCVDRARVPLMSNKGYVV, from the coding sequence ATGTTAAAGGAAGTACGACAAGAGCGCGATTTAGCACAAATGCCACGTCAGCAGAAATCGCCAGAACCGCAGCCAACAACATCCTCGAACACGAAGAAGGGTTTAAACTCTGCCTTTGCAAATTCTGAAGAACAGCCACTACGTCCAGGCGATCCTGGTTGCGTGGACCGTGCACGTGTACCCCTAATGTCAAATAAGGGCTACGTCGTATGA
- the LOC120781551 gene encoding uncharacterized protein LOC120781551, whose amino-acid sequence MSAAQPHQQGRRHSLNAYFSFVEPASSAPTNKQGNGEKDESSQRPTEQHHKQSLQKAKAEENGSQQRPAANVITPTTKQVPASTQAAKNNIKQGQLQIAIEALADQKVVLNQLLQQRAEELPIQSKFPIKNEEQLISLNDQLNSENKNTYVKAMRSLLQPTGVLKNLRNILSDEIAMAFNVDGVQGKKSLKSLQNFYNALLDSIPLNDGNGTADEKLRKAIQLQKKRIFKSACMSTDKSQHQQTQ is encoded by the exons atgAGCGCAGCGCAGCCCCACCaacaaggccgtaggcattctctgaatgcctacttcagctttgtaGAGCCTGCGAGTTCAGCTCCTACCAACAAACAAGGCAACGGTGAGAAGGATGAGTCATCGCAGCGACCAACTGAGCAGCACCATAAGCAgagcttacaaaaagcaaaagcagaagAGAACGGCAGTCAACAACGGCCAGCAGCAAACGTGATCACACCAACAACtaagcaggtaccagcaagtACGCAGGCAGCGAAAAACAACATAaagcaag gtCAACTGCAAATAGCAATTGAAGCACTGGCCGATCAAAAAGTTGTCCTAAATCAACTTTTGCAACAGCGTGCAGAGGAGCTGCCTATCCAGTCCAAATTCCCCATAAAGAACGAAGAGCAGCTAATCAGTTTAAATGACCAGCTTAAcagcgaaaacaaaaacacttat gTTAAAGCTATGAGATCGCTGCTGCAACCTACCGGCGTTTTGAAGAATTTACGAAATATTTTGAGCGATGAAATAGCAATGGCATTCAATGTCGATGGAGTGCAGGGCAAAAAGTCCTTAAAATCCCTTCAAAACTTTTATAACGCACTACTGG aCTCCATTCCGTTAAATGATGGGAATGGTACTGCAGACGAAAAACTGCGTAAAGCAATACAGTTGcaaaaaaaacgcatttttaAAAGCGCTTGCATGTCCACAGACAAGTCACAGCATCAACAGACACAATAG